Proteins encoded together in one Desulfovibrio sp. UCD-KL4C window:
- a CDS encoding XRE family transcriptional regulator has product MARNLNDMLRELPEERQNKIKVRADQLFMEVTLHELRKELGLSQVELANILKVSQASVSKQERQTDMQISTLCQIIHALGGTLKVTASIPGKGEFELTQFEECGR; this is encoded by the coding sequence ATGGCACGTAATCTTAACGATATGCTGAGGGAACTTCCCGAAGAACGGCAGAATAAAATTAAGGTCAGAGCTGATCAACTTTTTATGGAAGTGACCTTGCACGAGCTTCGTAAAGAGCTTGGGCTCTCACAAGTTGAACTTGCGAATATTTTGAAGGTCTCACAGGCTTCTGTTTCTAAGCAGGAACGCCAGACGGACATGCAGATCAGCACGTTATGTCAGATTATCCATGCGCTTGGTGGCACGTTGAAAGTTACTGCGTCCATCCCTGGTAAGGGGGAGTTTGAACTTACTCAGTTTGAGGAGTGTGGGCGGTAG
- a CDS encoding NAD(P)/FAD-dependent oxidoreductase, giving the protein MNNDINTEFDVIILGAGASGLYCAMHAAKLGKRVLVLDHAGKAARKLRVTGGGKCNFTNMNVEPENYLSANPHFCKSALARHNQWDFIEFITEAGIAYEDRNEGELFTLDGAGQIAGLLVSKCHRLGVETLLDRNIDSVEGRGPFTVTTGVEIFEAPSLVVALGSPTWPSVGATTLGYNIADQYAHRIIYPHPGLVPLMIGGPNGKICEELSGNSLPVRISCEGVSFTGDMLFTHKGISGPAALQISSYWRKGSSIDIDLFPGQNFGDVLEDYRTENVALHSFMARYFTRRLVDVLLAGEDGETPVSQLTKERRLALSERIHCWTLKPEGTEGYAKAEVVVGGVDTNQVSSKTMESRKVSGLYFIGEVLDVTGWLGGYNLQWAWSSAFAAAQYV; this is encoded by the coding sequence ATGAACAACGATATTAACACTGAATTTGACGTAATTATTTTAGGTGCGGGCGCATCCGGTCTTTACTGTGCCATGCATGCTGCCAAACTTGGCAAACGTGTGCTGGTTCTGGACCATGCGGGTAAGGCTGCCCGTAAGCTTCGGGTTACCGGCGGCGGAAAATGTAACTTTACCAATATGAATGTTGAGCCTGAGAACTACCTCAGTGCTAACCCTCATTTTTGTAAATCTGCGCTGGCCCGTCATAACCAGTGGGACTTTATAGAATTTATTACCGAAGCGGGTATTGCTTACGAAGATCGCAACGAAGGTGAGCTTTTCACTTTGGACGGAGCAGGGCAGATTGCCGGACTTCTGGTTTCTAAATGTCACCGTCTAGGTGTTGAAACTTTGCTCGACCGCAACATTGACTCAGTTGAAGGGCGTGGACCTTTCACTGTGACAACAGGCGTGGAAATATTTGAAGCCCCATCGCTGGTGGTTGCTCTCGGTTCGCCTACTTGGCCTTCTGTCGGTGCTACAACTCTCGGCTATAATATTGCCGATCAATACGCACACCGCATTATTTATCCTCACCCCGGCCTTGTTCCGCTTATGATCGGTGGTCCTAACGGTAAAATCTGTGAAGAGCTTAGCGGTAATTCATTGCCTGTGCGCATCAGCTGCGAAGGTGTTAGTTTTACTGGTGATATGCTCTTTACTCATAAAGGGATTTCCGGTCCTGCTGCGCTTCAGATTTCATCTTACTGGCGTAAAGGTTCCAGCATCGATATTGATCTTTTTCCCGGGCAAAATTTTGGTGATGTTCTTGAAGATTACCGCACTGAAAATGTTGCGTTGCATTCTTTCATGGCCAGATATTTCACCCGCAGGTTGGTGGATGTTTTGCTGGCAGGTGAAGACGGTGAAACTCCGGTAAGTCAGCTTACCAAAGAACGTCGTCTTGCTTTGTCCGAGCGTATTCACTGCTGGACATTAAAGCCCGAAGGTACTGAAGGATATGCAAAAGCTGAGGTCGTTGTCGGTGGAGTGGATACTAATCAGGTGTCATCCAAGACAATGGAATCGCGCAAAGTGTCGGGACTTTATTTTATAGGCGAAGTGCTGGACGTAACAGGCTGGCTCGGCGGATATAATCTGCAATGGGCATGGTCATCTGCTTTTGCCGCGGCTCAGTACGTTTAG
- a CDS encoding response regulator, with protein MKILLADDEKINLLSASKLLETHGHTVVTAVNGLQVLNLLKDQDFDCIVLDIEMPILNGLETAKQIQDHSVFGEKSKIPIIGMTGHSFQDSQEYFKIAGIKHYVSKPFDIEELVQTIEKSTSSN; from the coding sequence ATGAAAATTCTTTTAGCAGATGACGAGAAAATTAATCTCCTTTCAGCCTCAAAGCTACTTGAAACGCATGGTCATACTGTTGTTACGGCAGTTAACGGCTTGCAAGTACTAAATCTGCTGAAAGATCAGGATTTCGACTGCATTGTCTTAGATATTGAAATGCCGATTCTTAATGGACTTGAAACGGCTAAACAGATTCAAGACCACTCCGTTTTCGGTGAAAAGTCCAAAATACCAATCATTGGTATGACCGGACATTCTTTTCAAGACTCACAAGAATATTTTAAAATAGCGGGCATAAAACATTATGTCAGCAAACCATTCGACATAGAAGAATTAGTCCAGACCATAGAAAAATCGACTTCCAGCAATTAA
- a CDS encoding FAD/NAD(P)-binding protein: MTSNPYLPAMATIQEVIDETPNIKTFRVTLNNPNLKNEFTFEPGQVGQLSAFGIGEATFVINSSPTRMDYLQFSVMKTGEVTSMLHTLSAGDQIGVRAPLGNSFPYEDMKGKDIVFVGGGIGMAPLRTLLLFMLDNRKDYGKITLLYGARSPVDMAFSYELPEWMERDDLDTHLTIDAEYEGWKHNVGLIPNVLLDINPSPENCVAVTCGPPIMIKFTVQALAKLGFKDEQIYTTLEKRMKCGVGICGRCNIGTSYVCMDGPVYTYAQLKDLPNEM; encoded by the coding sequence ATGACTAGTAATCCTTATCTGCCGGCAATGGCGACCATTCAAGAAGTAATTGATGAAACTCCTAATATTAAAACATTCCGCGTTACTCTGAATAACCCGAACCTGAAAAATGAGTTCACCTTTGAACCCGGTCAGGTAGGTCAGTTGTCAGCATTCGGAATCGGTGAGGCTACTTTTGTAATCAACTCCTCACCTACCCGCATGGACTATCTGCAATTCAGCGTAATGAAGACTGGTGAAGTTACTTCAATGCTTCACACTTTAAGCGCCGGAGATCAGATCGGAGTTCGTGCTCCACTTGGTAATTCGTTCCCTTACGAAGATATGAAAGGCAAAGATATCGTCTTTGTCGGTGGCGGAATCGGTATGGCACCGCTTCGCACACTGCTGCTTTTCATGCTTGATAATCGTAAAGATTATGGTAAAATAACTCTACTTTACGGAGCAAGAAGCCCTGTAGATATGGCTTTCAGCTACGAGCTACCAGAGTGGATGGAACGTGATGATTTAGATACGCATCTAACAATCGATGCTGAGTATGAAGGATGGAAACACAACGTTGGACTTATCCCTAACGTACTGCTGGACATCAACCCTTCACCCGAAAATTGTGTTGCCGTTACCTGCGGTCCGCCGATCATGATTAAATTCACTGTACAGGCGCTCGCAAAACTCGGTTTCAAGGATGAACAGATTTACACAACCCTTGAAAAACGCATGAAATGCGGTGTAGGAATTTGCGGACGTTGTAATATCGGAACCAGCTATGTTTGCATGGACGGTCCTGTTTACACATACGCCCAGCTGAAAGATCTTCCTAACGAAATGTAA
- a CDS encoding 4Fe-4S dicluster domain-containing protein, translating to MAQTKFIKKESLSAWLEELGQKHQVLAPRFEGDSIIFRPFDSEKGFFIDREATAPPKKAIFPQSETLLEFSQIKDMENLSKIAMDVKETIPTTSYVVFGNRPCDARGFTMFDRVYLNGKNVDVYYKARRENTYFITLACEKGETTCFCNAVGSGPSDPEGSDLLMTPVKDGYYVESVSKRGEELLSSSLLTDGSKLKDEADKYKKAADESMNEAPDFKNSPEKLLAVFDNPAFWEEMSDKCISCGACTYLCPTCYCFNITDETNGLSGTRIRSWDNCMSPLFTSEASGHNPRPAKANRLKNRVGHKFSYYPELHDGVTSCCGCGRCIKSCPAGVDIRQLVLSAIAYKPATKKEA from the coding sequence ATGGCGCAGACTAAATTCATAAAAAAAGAAAGTTTGTCGGCATGGCTGGAAGAACTGGGACAGAAGCACCAAGTGCTTGCTCCGAGATTCGAAGGTGACTCTATCATTTTCCGCCCCTTTGATTCTGAAAAAGGTTTCTTCATTGACAGGGAAGCAACTGCACCGCCTAAAAAGGCCATCTTCCCGCAAAGTGAAACCCTGCTTGAATTCAGCCAGATTAAAGACATGGAAAATCTTTCCAAGATCGCCATGGATGTTAAGGAAACTATTCCTACAACATCTTACGTTGTCTTCGGAAACCGTCCCTGTGATGCTCGCGGTTTTACTATGTTTGACCGAGTGTATCTGAACGGAAAAAATGTCGATGTATATTACAAGGCTCGCAGAGAGAACACCTACTTCATCACACTTGCATGCGAAAAAGGTGAAACTACCTGCTTCTGTAACGCAGTGGGAAGCGGTCCATCTGATCCAGAAGGTTCAGACCTGCTAATGACCCCTGTAAAAGACGGCTACTATGTAGAATCTGTCAGCAAAAGAGGCGAAGAACTCCTTAGTAGCTCACTGCTGACTGACGGTTCTAAACTGAAAGACGAAGCTGACAAATATAAAAAAGCTGCTGACGAATCCATGAACGAAGCTCCTGATTTCAAGAACAGCCCTGAAAAACTTTTGGCTGTTTTTGATAATCCTGCGTTTTGGGAAGAAATGTCAGATAAATGCATCAGCTGTGGAGCCTGCACATATCTGTGTCCCACATGCTACTGCTTTAATATTACCGACGAAACAAACGGATTGTCCGGCACACGCATCAGATCATGGGACAACTGTATGTCTCCTTTGTTCACATCTGAAGCAAGCGGACACAATCCAAGACCAGCTAAAGCAAACAGACTCAAAAACAGAGTCGGCCATAAATTCAGCTACTACCCAGAACTGCACGATGGAGTTACCTCCTGTTGCGGTTGCGGGCGCTGTATTAAGAGCTGTCCTGCAGGAGTCGATATCCGCCAGTTGGTACTGAGTGCAATCGCCTACAAACCGGCAACCAAGAAGGAGGCCTAA
- a CDS encoding 4Fe-4S dicluster domain-containing protein, whose translation MQNLKDLKEQIRKALPELDVVIGWTGGYDPLHATPHFIRRDEDIDKIQVDALCVHNLATYLPSLRGKKVGIVVKGCDSRSVVELLQEKLIDREDVTIFGFGCNGVVDQTKIRRTVGDVGNIDSCEISGSEVKVSASGTEHKLQLGDVLADKCATCRYPNAVLSDHFAGEEVTATATFEDGYKDVDEFEAKPTDEKFGFWLKEMDRCIRCYACRNACPMCVCRDHCVAQSRDPHWLSQEAHVRDKWMFQVIHAYHLAGRCTECGECQRACPVDLPILLFKKKMNKEIKDIFDYEAGLDPEATPPLMTFKTEEDKIKERKW comes from the coding sequence GTGCAAAATCTGAAAGATCTGAAAGAACAAATCAGGAAAGCCCTGCCGGAATTAGATGTAGTGATAGGCTGGACGGGCGGTTATGACCCGCTTCACGCTACTCCGCATTTTATTCGCAGGGATGAAGATATTGATAAAATCCAAGTGGACGCACTTTGCGTTCACAACCTTGCCACCTACCTGCCCAGCTTACGCGGCAAAAAGGTCGGCATTGTAGTAAAAGGTTGCGATAGCCGCTCTGTAGTAGAACTACTACAGGAAAAACTCATCGACCGTGAAGATGTAACAATCTTTGGGTTCGGTTGTAACGGTGTTGTAGACCAGACTAAAATCCGCAGAACAGTCGGAGACGTTGGAAACATCGACTCCTGTGAAATCTCCGGATCAGAAGTCAAAGTCAGCGCGTCCGGCACAGAGCACAAACTCCAGCTTGGAGATGTGCTTGCCGACAAGTGTGCAACCTGTCGTTACCCTAACGCAGTGCTCAGCGATCACTTTGCAGGGGAAGAAGTAACAGCCACAGCAACCTTTGAAGACGGCTATAAAGATGTAGACGAATTTGAAGCAAAGCCGACTGACGAGAAATTCGGATTCTGGCTTAAAGAAATGGACCGTTGCATACGCTGTTACGCATGCCGCAACGCATGCCCCATGTGTGTATGTCGCGATCACTGTGTTGCTCAAAGCCGTGATCCTCACTGGCTCAGTCAGGAAGCTCATGTCCGTGATAAATGGATGTTCCAGGTTATCCATGCCTATCATCTTGCTGGACGCTGTACTGAATGTGGAGAATGTCAGCGGGCATGTCCTGTAGATCTCCCTATACTTCTGTTCAAGAAAAAGATGAATAAAGAGATCAAAGACATCTTTGATTATGAAGCTGGACTCGACCCGGAAGCAACGCCTCCGCTGATGACCTTCAAAACTGAAGAAGACAAGATCAAAGAGAGGAAATGGTAA
- a CDS encoding hydrogenase iron-sulfur subunit, producing the protein MPILEGKELRIVGFLCNWCSYGGADTAGVGRFKQPTDLRVIKVPCSGRIDPLFIVKTLMSGADGVLVSGCHPRDCHYSEGNFYARRRLEMLKRFLPIMGIDPQRFDYTWVSASEGQRWQEVVTKFTEQIHELGPAPKIAGADAEETLKLMEAAL; encoded by the coding sequence ATGCCGATTCTAGAAGGAAAAGAACTTAGAATCGTCGGTTTTCTCTGTAACTGGTGCTCATATGGTGGTGCTGATACCGCCGGAGTAGGAAGATTCAAACAACCGACTGATTTACGAGTTATAAAGGTTCCCTGTTCAGGGAGAATAGATCCCCTGTTTATCGTCAAGACTCTTATGTCTGGCGCAGACGGAGTTCTTGTTTCCGGCTGTCATCCCAGAGACTGCCATTACAGTGAAGGCAACTTCTATGCCCGCCGCAGACTTGAAATGCTGAAAAGGTTCCTTCCTATCATGGGAATTGATCCACAGCGTTTCGATTACACTTGGGTTTCTGCCTCTGAAGGGCAGAGATGGCAGGAAGTTGTGACTAAATTCACCGAGCAGATTCATGAGCTTGGCCCCGCCCCGAAAATTGCCGGAGCGGATGCAGAAGAGACTCTCAAATTGATGGAAGCGGCTCTTTAA
- a CDS encoding CoB--CoM heterodisulfide reductase iron-sulfur subunit A family protein: protein MKIGVFVCHCGSNIEGTVDTAAVAAAAREFPGVVFATDTMYACSEPGQDGIIEAIKEHHLDGVVVASCTPRMHEPTFRRTLERAGLNRYLFEMANIREHVSWIGKDKEANTNKSTDLVRMAAAKLLKNRPLFSKQFPVNKRVLIIGGGVAGIQAALDCADGGLEVVLVEKETTIGGKMAKLDKTFPTVDCSSCILGPRMVDVAQHPNITLHAYSEIEEVNGYVGNFEIKIKKKASYVDWNLCTGCGLCMEKCPSRKSRDPFNEELGKTTAINIPFPQAIPKKAKIDPNFCMKIQKDKCGVCAKVCPSEAIDFTQQDEFITESVGAVVAATGYDLFDWTVYGEYGGGKYPDVITSLQYERMLSASGPSEGHIKRPSDGKEPKDVVFIQCVGSRDKSVGRPYCSGFCCMYTAKQSILTKDHIPDSQSHVFYMDIRSPGKMYDEFTRRAMEEYGANYIRGRVSMIYPKGDKLVVRGADTLMGAQVEIDADLVVLAVGVESAVGATDLAKKLRISYDAYGFYMEGHPKLKPVETNTAGVYLAGSCQGPKDIPASVAQGSAAASKVLGLFSQDMLASDPQVSVVDIKRCIGCGKCIQTCPFGAIKAVEFRGMKKAEVIETICQGCGICTSTCPQGAVQLQHFTDNQILAEVNAICRF from the coding sequence ATGAAAATAGGAGTCTTTGTCTGTCACTGCGGATCTAATATTGAAGGGACCGTGGATACAGCCGCGGTTGCAGCAGCTGCCCGGGAATTTCCCGGCGTAGTATTCGCAACAGATACAATGTACGCCTGCTCCGAACCTGGACAGGATGGTATAATAGAAGCAATTAAAGAACACCATCTCGATGGTGTGGTCGTCGCATCCTGTACACCCAGAATGCACGAACCTACTTTCCGCCGTACTTTGGAAAGAGCGGGACTCAACCGCTATCTTTTCGAGATGGCAAATATCAGAGAACACGTTTCGTGGATCGGGAAGGATAAAGAAGCCAATACCAACAAGTCTACTGACCTTGTTCGTATGGCTGCGGCAAAACTTCTCAAGAATCGCCCACTGTTCTCTAAACAGTTCCCTGTTAATAAAAGGGTTTTAATCATCGGCGGCGGTGTTGCCGGAATTCAGGCAGCGCTGGACTGTGCAGATGGCGGACTCGAAGTAGTTCTTGTTGAAAAAGAAACTACCATCGGCGGTAAGATGGCTAAACTGGATAAAACATTCCCTACTGTGGACTGTTCCAGTTGTATCCTTGGACCTCGCATGGTTGATGTTGCTCAACATCCTAACATCACACTTCACGCTTATTCTGAGATTGAAGAAGTGAACGGTTATGTCGGCAACTTTGAAATCAAAATCAAGAAAAAAGCCAGCTACGTTGATTGGAATCTCTGTACAGGTTGCGGACTTTGCATGGAAAAATGTCCAAGCAGAAAGTCACGCGACCCTTTCAACGAAGAGCTTGGAAAGACTACTGCTATCAATATTCCATTTCCACAGGCCATTCCTAAAAAAGCTAAAATAGACCCCAACTTCTGTATGAAAATACAAAAAGACAAATGCGGAGTCTGTGCTAAAGTCTGTCCTTCGGAAGCAATTGATTTTACCCAGCAAGATGAATTCATCACTGAAAGCGTCGGCGCAGTTGTCGCCGCAACAGGATATGACCTCTTCGACTGGACTGTATACGGAGAATATGGCGGCGGGAAATACCCCGATGTTATTACTTCTTTACAGTACGAACGCATGCTTTCCGCTTCCGGCCCGAGCGAAGGACACATCAAACGTCCTTCTGACGGTAAAGAACCGAAAGATGTTGTTTTCATCCAATGCGTAGGATCAAGAGATAAATCAGTCGGCCGTCCTTATTGTTCCGGCTTCTGCTGTATGTACACAGCTAAGCAGTCAATTCTGACCAAAGACCACATTCCTGATTCTCAGTCACATGTATTCTATATGGATATCCGCTCTCCCGGTAAAATGTACGACGAGTTTACCCGTCGCGCTATGGAAGAGTATGGAGCCAACTATATCCGTGGTCGCGTTTCAATGATTTACCCCAAAGGGGATAAACTGGTTGTTCGCGGAGCTGATACTCTTATGGGTGCTCAAGTTGAAATTGATGCTGATCTGGTTGTTCTCGCAGTAGGAGTAGAATCCGCTGTCGGAGCTACTGATCTGGCCAAGAAACTGCGTATTTCATACGATGCTTACGGCTTTTACATGGAAGGACATCCAAAACTTAAGCCTGTTGAAACAAACACTGCCGGAGTTTATCTCGCAGGCTCCTGTCAGGGACCGAAAGATATCCCTGCTTCAGTAGCACAAGGCAGCGCTGCAGCGTCTAAAGTTCTCGGACTATTCTCACAAGACATGCTTGCAAGTGATCCGCAGGTTTCAGTGGTTGATATCAAGCGCTGTATCGGATGTGGAAAGTGTATTCAAACTTGTCCCTTCGGAGCCATTAAAGCAGTTGAATTCCGCGGCATGAAGAAGGCTGAAGTGATTGAAACCATTTGTCAGGGCTGCGGAATCTGTACTTCAACCTGTCCTCAGGGCGCAGTTCAGCTTCAACATTTCACTGACAACCAGATTCTCGCGGAGGTTAACGCAATATGCCGATTCTAG
- a CDS encoding CoB--CoM heterodisulfide reductase iron-sulfur subunit B family protein codes for MSDSLTYAYYPGCSGTGTSIEYDMSTRAICAELGITLTDIPDWSCCGSTPAHTVDHTLSSALSARNLALVEKMDLDTAITPCPSCLTNLKTATHRMEKDVFREKVNNLLDTPYQGGVATKSVLQILVEDMGVKALKDKTVKPLKGLKVAAYYGCIMNRPPEVMNFDDPEHPMAMDNILTALGATVLPFPLKVECCGASFGIPRKDIVMNLSGKLLDAAKDIGADALATACPLCQMNLDLRQDQINSSGGTNYDIPVFYYTQLIGLALGLSEKKLGIDKLCVSPRKVINAIGRDEAS; via the coding sequence ATGAGTGATTCCTTAACCTACGCGTATTATCCCGGGTGCTCAGGCACCGGAACGTCTATTGAATATGATATGTCCACCCGCGCAATATGCGCAGAACTGGGCATAACTCTGACGGATATTCCCGATTGGAGTTGCTGCGGTTCCACTCCGGCACACACAGTTGATCATACTTTGTCGTCAGCCCTTTCAGCCCGCAACCTTGCACTGGTTGAAAAAATGGATCTGGATACTGCAATAACTCCTTGTCCAAGTTGTTTGACCAACCTCAAGACTGCCACCCATAGAATGGAAAAGGACGTCTTTCGTGAGAAGGTAAACAACTTGCTCGACACTCCCTATCAGGGCGGAGTTGCAACTAAATCAGTATTGCAGATTCTCGTTGAAGACATGGGAGTAAAAGCCCTTAAAGACAAGACGGTTAAACCGTTAAAGGGACTAAAAGTCGCAGCATATTACGGTTGCATTATGAACCGTCCACCGGAAGTCATGAATTTTGATGACCCTGAACATCCAATGGCTATGGATAACATCCTGACAGCCCTTGGAGCGACTGTACTTCCTTTCCCGCTTAAAGTTGAATGCTGCGGGGCCTCATTCGGTATCCCACGTAAGGATATTGTTATGAACCTATCCGGCAAACTGCTTGATGCAGCAAAAGACATCGGAGCCGATGCACTGGCAACAGCATGTCCTTTGTGCCAGATGAACCTTGATCTGAGACAGGATCAAATTAATTCATCCGGCGGAACCAATTACGATATCCCGGTGTTTTACTACACCCAACTTATTGGATTGGCTCTTGGACTAAGCGAAAAGAAACTCGGAATCGACAAGCTCTGCGTAAGCCCTCGCAAAGTTATTAATGCCATCGGCAGGGACGAGGCTTCCTAA
- a CDS encoding 4Fe-4S dicluster domain-containing protein: MEIVNITKSYDANFVRQVEDESGQIMSQCYQCGNCTAGCPYTFVYDQPVNQIMRLVQAGQKETVLKSKSLWLCATCESCTTRCPNNIDVAHIMDVLRHMARRNGYSPVPTVKSFWDSFLSSVENNGRAFEIGLLVSYIAKTGRFWTDLDLGPKILPKGKMHFTPPNMQGKEEVKKIFNRFREESRK; the protein is encoded by the coding sequence ATGGAAATAGTAAATATTACCAAATCTTACGACGCTAATTTTGTAAGGCAAGTCGAAGATGAAAGCGGGCAGATTATGAGCCAATGCTACCAATGCGGTAACTGTACCGCAGGTTGTCCATATACATTTGTATATGATCAACCTGTGAATCAGATTATGCGCCTTGTGCAGGCTGGGCAAAAAGAAACTGTTCTGAAGTCGAAATCTCTTTGGCTATGTGCAACATGCGAGTCATGCACAACCCGATGTCCTAATAACATTGATGTAGCCCACATAATGGACGTATTACGCCATATGGCACGTCGCAACGGCTACTCTCCAGTGCCAACAGTTAAATCCTTCTGGGACAGCTTCCTGTCATCCGTTGAAAACAACGGGCGAGCTTTTGAAATAGGGCTCTTAGTGTCCTACATTGCTAAGACAGGACGCTTCTGGACAGACCTTGATCTTGGGCCGAAAATTCTACCGAAAGGCAAAATGCATTTCACCCCACCCAACATGCAGGGCAAAGAAGAAGTTAAAAAGATCTTTAACCGTTTTAGAGAGGAGTCTCGTAAATGA
- a CDS encoding cytochrome c family protein, whose amino-acid sequence MRGKTYAVRVGAFLALLTIYGLSYVDYGITNSATYVGSKACAECHEEEYSNYSKFSKKAHSSASVKIMASDLDSEEVKECYGCHATGYGKPGGFVSYEATPDLADAGCEVCHGPGSLHVQDGDPELIKSKLNVKDCEVCHNADRVENFNFKPLIFGGAH is encoded by the coding sequence ATGCGAGGAAAAACCTATGCCGTACGGGTTGGAGCTTTTTTAGCGTTACTGACAATTTATGGATTGTCATACGTTGATTACGGTATCACAAATTCTGCAACCTATGTAGGTTCAAAGGCTTGCGCAGAATGTCATGAGGAAGAATACTCAAATTATAGCAAGTTCTCTAAAAAAGCTCACTCAAGTGCCAGTGTTAAAATTATGGCTTCCGATCTTGATTCTGAAGAAGTTAAAGAATGTTACGGCTGTCACGCTACAGGTTACGGGAAACCCGGAGGATTTGTATCATACGAAGCAACTCCTGATTTAGCTGATGCGGGTTGTGAAGTTTGTCATGGCCCTGGCTCTCTTCATGTGCAGGACGGAGATCCTGAGCTCATTAAAAGCAAACTAAATGTTAAGGATTGTGAGGTTTGTCATAATGCTGACAGAGTTGAAAATTTTAACTTTAAACCGCTGATTTTCGGCGGAGCACACTAA